Genomic segment of Sphingopyxis lindanitolerans:
GCGACGACCACCCCGCAGACCGCCGACCCGGCCTATAAGCTCGCCTTTCAGGACAATGAGTTCCTGCTGCGCGAGGATCTGCGCCCGGTGCGCTTTCAGCTCGAGCTGCTCAAGCCCGAGTTGCTGCTCGACGAAGCGAAGATCGAATCGACATTGGTCATCTATGGCTCGGCGCGCATTCCCGAGCCCGAGGCGGCCAACGGGCTCGAGACCGCGGCGACCGACGATGTCCAGCGCAACATCGCCCGCCACCTCAAGGCCAAGGCCAAATATTATGACGAGGCACGCAAGCTTGCCCGGCTCGCGAGCCAGGTGCCGTGCGACGAGGATGGCTGCCGCCATTTCGTCGTCTGCTCGGGTGGCGGCCCGTCGATCATGGAGGCCGCGAACCGCGGCGCCGCCGACGAGGATCGCGAATCGATCGGCCTCAACATCGTGCTGCCGCATGAGCAGGCGCCGAACCGCTATGTGACCCCGTCGCTGAGCTTTCAGTTCCACTATTTCGCGCTTCGCAAGATGCACTTCCTGCTCCGCGCGCGCGCGGTCGCGGTCTTTCCGGGCGGTTTCGGCACCTTCGACGAGATGTTCGAGCTGTTGACGCTGATTCAGACCGGCAAGATCAAGCCGATCCCGATCGTGCTGTTCGGCAAGGCGTTCTGGAACCGCGTCGTCAATTTCGAAGCGCTGGTCGAGGAAGGCGTCGTCAGCGCCCGCGACCTGGGCCTGTTCCAGTTCGTCGAGACCGCGGAGGAGGCCTGGGGGATCATCCAGGATTTCTACGCGAACAGCGAGCAGCATTGATGGCTATCGCGCCCGCGTAGGCGGGGTCGATGGGTTATTTCTGCGCTTTCAGATACAGGATCAGCGCCTTGCGGTCGGCGGCGTCGATGATGCCGGCGAAGGCCATACGGGTGCCGGGAAGCGCCTTCATCGGTGCGGTGAGGAAATGGTCCAGCGCGGACTCGTCCCAAACGCCGCCCTTGGCCTTCATCGCCCCCGAATAGGAAAAGCCCGCGTGCGATGCGACCGCGCGGCCGACGATGCCGTGGAGGTTCGGGCCGATGCCGTTGGCGCCGCCCGAATCGATCGTATGGCAGGCGGCGCAGCGCTTGAACACTTGTTCGCCCATTGCGGCGGTCGGTTCGATCGTCGGCGCCGGAGTCTCGGCGACTGGCATGTCTCCGGCGGCAGGTTCGGCCGGTTGTTCGGCCTTGCCGCAGCCGACGAGCATCAGCGCGCCCGCCAAGATGACGGGCGTGAGGCGCATTATTTCTTGGCTTCGGCCGGAGCCGGGGCCGCGCCTTCGGCGGCGGGCGCAGCGGCGCCTTCTTCGGCAGCCGGAGCGGCCGCCTTGTCGCCTTCGGCCGGAGCGGCGGCGTCACCCGCGGGCGCAGCCTCGGGCTTCGGCAGCGGCAGGTTCGAACCCTGCGCGTTGAGATAGACGATCAAATTGGCGCGATCTTCGGGGCTCGACAGGCCGGCGAACGACATCTTGGTGCCGGCCGCGAACTTGCGCGGGCTGGTCAGCCAATGGTCCATCTTGTCGAAGTCCCAGTTGCCGCCGACATTCTTGAGCGCGTCGGAGAAGGCGAAGCCCGCCTTGCCCTGGCCGATCGCTTCACCCATCGTGCCATAAAGATTGGGACCGATGCCGTTGGCGCCGCCCGAATTGATCGTGTGACATGCGGCGCATTTGGCGAACACCGTCTCGCCCTTCGCGGCGTCGGCCGCGGCGAGCAGGTTGGGAAGCGGAACGGCCGCCGCCGCGCCGCCGCCGCCGCTCGCCGTATCCTCGATCGGAAAGCCCGGCTTTTCGGGATTATGGCTGGCGAACAACATGCCCGAGCCGATGGTCAGGCCCAGCGCGCAGATACCGGCGAACAGCACCCAGCCGGCAATAGTGTTGTTGCGATTGTCCATGCTTGCAGCCCCGTTCGCTAACGCCCGCCCATGGGCGCATCTATGATTTGGACGCTCCCTTACTGGGGCCAGGAGCGCGGCGCAAGGGGATGAAATGCGAAGCCGCGCCGGTTGCGTGCGAAGGGCGCTGCCGCTATGCGCCGCGGTTCTGGCGCGGGAAGGCGATCATGGGCAGTTATTCGGCTTCGGCACAAGCATTGGTGGACGGCATGAAGGCGGCGGCGCTCGCCGATCCGGCGCGCGGCCTGGCCTTTCAGGGCGCCCCCGGCGCGAACAGCGACCTTGCCGCGCGCGAATATGACGCGAACTCGCTGCCACTGCCCTGCTATTCGTTCGAGGACGCGATCGACGCGGTGCGCGATGGCCGCGTCGACCGCGCGATCATCCCGATCGAGAACAGCCTGCACGGCCGCGTCGCCGACATCCATTTCCTGCTCCCCGAATCCGGCCTTTATATCGTCGGCGAGCATTTCCTGCCGATCCGCTATGGCCTGATGAGCCGCGACCTCGGCCCCGTCACCCGCGCGATGAGCCACGAACAGGCGCTCGGCCAGTGCCGCCTGTGGCTGCGCGCGAACAATATCTCGCCGGTTGCGCACAGCGACACCGCGGGCGCGGCCGCGTGGGTCGCCGATAGCGACGAGGTCGGCCTGGCGGCACTTGCGCCGCCGCACGCGGCCAAGCTTTACGGGCTGACGCTGCACGGCACCGGCATGGAAGACGCCGACCATAATATGACCCGCTTCGTCGTCCTCGCGCGCGAACCCATGGCCGATTTCAGCGAAATCGACGCGCTGATGACGACCTTCGTCTTCGAGGTGAAGAATATCCCCGCCGCGCTCTACAAGGCGCTCGGCGGCTTTGCGACCAACGGCGTCAACATGACCAAGCTCGAAAGCTATCAGGTCGGCGGCAGCTTTGCGGCGACCAAATTCTATGCCGACATCGTCGGCGCGCCCGGCGACGAACGTGTCGACCGCGCGCTCGAAGAGCTGGATTTCCAGACCAAGTCGCTGTCGCTGCTCGGCACCTATCCGCAGGCGCGGCTGCGGCCCTAACGCCCGCGTCGGCGGAGCATGTGCGCCATGGCGTAGCTCTGGACGACGAAGATCGTCACGAGGATGCTCGAGACGACGAGCGCGAACAGATCGAAGGGCGAGAAATTGGTTCCGCCGATGTCGCCCGGACCGACGAGGGCCATGGTGACGGTCATCGCCATCAGCATCAGGCGAAGCTCGGTCGGCCCGCCCGCCATGTAGGAAAGGCGGAATTCGCCGACGACTTTCGCGGCGAGGAAAGTGTGGATCGACAGCAGGAAATAGCCGATCACCGCCATCAGTGCGACGTCGAGCCGCATATAAGGGCTGGCGCCGATCGCTCCGACCATCAGCAGCGTCCCGACCGCGTCGATGCTGTGATCGACGAAATAGCCATAGCTCGGCCGCTCGATCCGCCGCCAGCGCGCGAGGCTGCCGTCCAGCGAGTCGCCGAACCAGTTGACGATATAACCGACAAGGCAAAGCCCCAGCCATTCGTCGTCGATCCAGCTCAGCATATAGCCAGCGGCGACGATGACCGCGCCGAGGAAACCGAGCGCGGTGAGCTGGTCGGGAGTGGCCCAGGCGGGCAGGCGGGGGCAAATCCAGTTGAGCAGGCGGCGTTCGTGGCGCGCGAGGAAATTTTGCTGAATGCGGGTCGGCGCGCCGGCCGCCGGGGGGATCGTCATGAAAGCCTTTCGTCGCCGCTGTCGCAAAAGTGCCGGCGGGATGTCATGGCGCTGTCATAGACCAAAGGTGCGGAGCCGCAAAGACCACCTGCCGCCGATCGCGCATCGTGGCGACGGCTTGCGGCCAAAGTGGCGCGTTTCGGCGATTGGCAGTCCCGGCGCGGCCCGATAGTCTGCACCGCGAATGAAGAGGGACTCTGGGGGACGGAGCATGGCGGACGTTTCGATGGCGCAGATCGCGCGGCGCGGAGTCGGCGGGTTGTTCGACGCGCGAGGGCGCGACGACCGGATGCAATATTGGCTTTTCCTGATCCTTGTTTTCGGCCCCCTCGTCGTTCTGCAATTCATCATCCAGTTCGCCCTGACCATCCCGCCGCTTGATCTGGTCATGGCGACCCGTCCGGGGGTTCCGGCGGCCGGCGCGCCATTCCTGCAGCATCAGTTTCGCGCGATGGTGACCGTGACCTATGCGAGCCTCGGGCTCCATCTGCTCGGCGCATTGCTGCTGCTGACCGCGACGGCGCGGCGCCTGCACGATCGTGGCCGCGGGGGCTGGTGGGCGCTGGCTTTGCCGGGAGCGGTGTTCGCGACCGGGCTGGGGCAAGCGCGGCGCATGGCGGAGATGGCGGAACGGATGCCGCAAATCCTGGCCGAGATCGAGAAGAAGGTTCGGCCCGATTTCGCCGACCTCTTGTCCTTCCCGGCGAAGATGCAGGCGTCGGCCGAGCCCGACTGGCCCTCCGTCCTTGGCGGGCTGATCCTGCTCTGGCTCGTCATCGAACTGGTGCGCGCGGGGACCGCGGGGCCGAACCGCTATGGGCCGCCGCAGCGCTGATCCCCTATTCCTGCCAGGGGCCGATTTCGCCGACTTCGCCGATCATGCGGAAGCGGACGCCGTCATCGACCCACGCGACCTCCCACATCGGCGCCGGCCGCCCCCATTCGCCGATCACGAACAGCGGCAGCCTGTTCGCGGCGACGAAGGCAAGGTCGTCGGCGGTGGGGCCGGGAACGACCGTTTCCGAGCGCTGGTGCAGCCGCACGACGGCAAGCGTACCCTTTGGCGGCGCGGGCAGCGACTGGCGCACCGGAAAGCCGAGGCTCGCCGTGACGACGGGATAGCCCTTGCCGTCACGGCCGAGCAGCAACAGCTTGTCGGCGCTGGCATAGGGGCCGCCGACCGGGCGTCCCGCGACCTTGCGCCCCGCGACCGCGGCATATTCGCGCACGTCGGTATCGGCGATCGCGGGGGGCGCGATTTCGGTTTCGGCCGTTGGCGCGGGAGCGGGCGCGACCGGATCGGCGGCGAGCGCCGCCGCGAGCAGCAGCGCCGCGATCAATGCGCTTCGCCCCAGCTCTTGCCGATGCCGACCTCGACTTCGAGCGCGACCGACAGCGTCAGCGCCGGTTCGGCGGCCCCCGCCATCACCCGGCGGATGACCTCGCCCGCGGCTTTCGCCTTGTCTTCGGGCGCTTCGAAGACGAGTTCGTCGTGGACCTGGAGCAGCATCCTGACATCGCCGAGCCCGGCATCGTCGAGCGCTTTGGGCATCCGCGCCATCGCGCGCTTGATGAGGTCGGCGCTGGTGCCCTGGATCGGGGCGTTGATCGCGGCGCGTTCGCTGCCGGCGCGCTCGTTCTGGCTCGCCGCCTTGATGCGCGGAAACCAGGTTTTTCGTCCGAACAGCGTCTCGGTATAGCCGCGCGCGCGCACCGTCTCGAGCGTGTCGGTGATATAGTCGCTGATGCCGGGAAAGCGCTCGAAGTAGCGACTGATCAGCGCCTGCGCCTCATCGGGCGTCACTTCGAGGCGGCCGGCAAGACCCCAGCGCGAAATGCCGTAGAGGATCGAGAAATTCACCGTCTTTGCCTTGCCGCGCGTGTCGCGGTTGACCTCGCCGAACAATTCGATCGCGGTCGCGGCGTGAATATCCTGACCCTGCGCGAACGCCTGTTTGAGTTCGGGAACGTCGGCCATATGCGCCGCGAGGCGGAGTTCGATCTGGCTATAGTCGGCGGCGATCAGCACATGGCCGGGCGCGGCGATGAAGGCGTCGCGAATCTGGCGGCCGGTTTCGGTGCGGATCGGGATATTCTGCAAATTCGGATCGGTCGACGACAGTCGCCCGGTCTGCGCGCCGACGAGGCTGTAGCTGGTGTGGACGCGGCCGGTCTTGGCATTGATCTGTTGCTGCAAGGCGTCGGTGTAGGTCGACTTGAGCTTGGCGAGCTGACGCCATTCCAAAATCTTGCGCGCGATCGGCACGCCGTCGCGTTCGAGGCGTTCGAGTTCGTTCTGGTCGGTCGACCAGTCGCCCGATTTGCCCTTGCGGCCACCCTTCAACCCCAGCTTGTCGAACAGGATTTCGCCGAGTTGTTTCGGGCTGCCGATCGCGAAGGGCTGGCCTGCCAGTGCATGAATCTCGCCCTCCATCCGCAGCATCTCGCCCGCAAATTCGCCCGACAGCCGCGCGAGATAGTCGCGGTTCACCATGATGCCTGCGCGTTCCATTCGCTCGACGACCGCCGCCAGCGGGCGATCGACCATCTCGTAGACGCGCGTCCCGCCTTCGATAGGTAGCCGCAGTTTGAGCAGCTTCCAGAGCCGCCACGCGACTTCGGCATCTTCGGCGGCATATTCGGTGGCGCGGTCGAGTTGCACCTCGGCAAAGCTGATCTGCGCCTTGCCGGTGCCGCACATCTCCTTGAAGGTCAGGCAGACATGGTCGAGGTGGAGCTTTGCCAGTTCGTCGAGCCCGTGCTGATGCTTGCCCGCGTCGAGCGCGAAGCTCATCACCAACGTGTCGTCATAGGGCGCGATGGTCAGCCCGTGCTGCGCGAGCACGCCGATGTCATATTTGAGATTATGCCCGACCTTGAGCACCGCATCGTCGGAGAACAGCGGCGCGAGCCGGTCGAGCGCGTCGCGCATCGGAATCTGCTCTGGCTTTTCGGCGAACATGTCGGTGCCGCCGTGGCCGAGCGGGATGTAGCAGGCCTGGCCTGCGCCGGTCGACAGGCTGACCCCGACGAGGTCGCCGGTGACGCTGTCGAGGCTCGCGGTTTCGGTATCGACCGCGACGACATGCGCGGTGCGCGCCGCCTCGATCCAGCGGTCGAGTGCTTCGATCGTCGTCACCGTTTCGTAGAGTGATCGGTCGATCGGCGGCATCGCGGGCAGCGTCGGTGTCGAGGGCGCAGCGGGCGCTGCGGTCGGGGCGGCGCCGGGACGCGGCAGCGTCGGCGGGCCGCCGGGTGTCACGCCGCCGTCGAGCTTTGCCGACAGCGAGCGAAAACCATGCTCGTCGAGGAACAGCTTGAGCGGTGCGGGTGGAATCGCGCCGAGTTTCAGCGTGTCGAGCGCATCGGGCAGCGCGATATCGCGTTTCAGGTCGACCAGGACGCGCGACAATTCGGCCATCGCGCGATGCTCGATCAGATTGTCGCGCAGCTTGCTGGCCTTCATCGTCTCGGCGCCGTCGAGCGCGGCGGTCAGATTGCCATATTCCTGGATGAGCTTGGTCGCGGTCTTCGGCCCGACCCCGCGCACGCCGGGGACATTGTCGACGCTGTCGCCCATCAGCGCGAGCACGTCGCCGACGAGATCGGGGGTGACCCCGAATTTCTCGTTCACCGCCTCCAGCCCCATGCGGACATTCTTCATCGTGTCGAGCATATCGACCTGCGGCGCGTCGCCCGCCGGCTCGCGGATGAGCTGCATCAGATCCTTGTCGGACGAGACAATCGTGACGTCCCAGCCTTCGCGCACCGCGGCCTCGGCATAGCTTGCGATCAGATCGTCGGCCTCGAACCCTTCCATCTCGATGCACGGCAGGGAAAAGGCGCGCGTCGCGTCGCGGATCAGCGGGAATTGCGGGCGCAGATCCTCGGGCGGCTCGGGCCGATTCGCCTTATATTGATCATAGATGTCGTTGCGGAACGAGTGGCTGCTATGGTCGAGGATGACGGCGAGGTGCGTCGGCCCGTCGGCATCGTGCAGATCCTTCGCCAGCTTCCAGAGCATGGTGGTATAGCCATAGACCGCGCCGACGGGCACCCCGTTCGGGTTCGTCAGCGGCGGCAGGCGGTGGTAGGCGCGGAAGATGTAGCTGGAGCCATCGACCAGATAGAGATGATTCTTCTCGGACATGGGGCGGGGTGTAGCAGGGCGCCGCCGCGCTAGCGATAGGCGATGGACAGCTTTGCGGCGGCGGTCATCGGGGCCAGTCGGCGGTGTCGTGATCGGGGTGTTGATGGTTGCTCGCGGCGATCCGTTCGGCGGCGCCGGGCATCGTCTCTTCGGTCGTACCGTCCTGTGGAAGCGCGACGATGGTGTCGAACCAGGGCATCCGGCCCTCGATGCCGAACTGCATCTTGGGCGGAAAACGTGCCGGATCGTCGAGCGAGCCGGTCGTGACGCTCAGGTGCTCGCTCTCCAGATAGTCGTAATAGAGCGGTGTCCCGCATGTCGAACAAAAGCCGCGCTCGACCGGATCGGAGCTTTTGAAGACCGCGGGCGCGCCGCGCGTCCAGGTCAATGCGTCGCGCGGGATGCCGACCAGCGCCGCGAAATAACTCCCCGCCGCCTTCTGGCACATGCGGCAATGGCAGATGTGCGAGGTGTCGAGCATCGCGGTCGCCCGATAGCGCACCGCGCCGCACTGACAGCCGCCCGAGGCCTGGGTTTCGATCCTGTTCTGAGTGGAACTCATGACAACCCCGCCAACCCGTTGGGGCGAAGCGCCCGCGTGATCAGAGCGAGAGCTTCGCCTTCGAAATTTCGATCATCGTTTTACGACCACGCGGCAGCGCGGATAGCATCTGCGGCATTTTCGCTGTACCCGCTGCCAATCGCGACCGCAAACAAGATTGCGCCGAGCGCGGCAATGCCTCGATCTATCTCGTTCATCAACGTTGACGGATTCGCGGCCTGTCAGTGTAGCGCTTCCTTTGCGTGCGGAAAGAATCATCAAGTCTGCGACGCCCCGAAGCGGACGAAGCTCCTCTTGTTGCCTTCGGGGTCGCGGGCGTAGGCGCCATAGAAATCGGGACCATAGAGCGGGCGCGGACCGGGAGCGCCCTCATCGGTCCCACCATGCGACAGCGCGGCGGCGTGGGCGGCGTCGACGGCCGTCTCGCTGTCGCACAGGAAACCGGGCATGATGCCGTTCCCCGCCGTCGCGGGCTGTCCGTCCTGCGGTTTTCCGATCCAGATGCGACGCTCGTCGCGCATCACATAGCAACAGGCCTGATCGCCATATTCGACCTCTAGCCGGCCGCCGAGATGCGGCATGATGGCGTCATAATAGCGCCGCGACCGCGCCATATCGTTGGTGCCGATGGTGATATAGGCGATGGACATGCCTCACTCCCACTCGATCGTCCCCGGCGGTTTCGACGTATAATCGTACACCACGCGGTTGATGCCCTCGACCTCGTTGATGATCCGCGTCGCGCAGCGGGACAGGAAGCTTGCGTCGAAGGGGTAGATGTCGGCGGTCATGCCGTCGGTCGAGGTCACGGCGCGCAGCGCGCAGACATGGTCGTAGGTGCGCCCGTCGCCCATCACGCCGACGGTTTTCACGGGCAGCAAGACCGCGAACGCCTGCCAGATCGCGTCGTAGAGCCCGGCATTACGAATCTCTTCGAGATAGACGGCATCGGCCTTGCGGAGGATGTCGCAGCGGTCCTTCGACACTTCGCCCGGAATGCGGATCGCGAGGCCGGGGCCGGGGAAGGGGTGACGGCCGACGAAGATGTCGGGGAGGCCGAGTTCCTTGCCGAGCAGGCGAACCTCGTCCTTGAACAGTTCGCGTAAGGGTTCGACGAGCTCCATGTTCATGCGTTCGGGGAGGCCGCCGACATTATGGTGGCTTTTGATCGTCACGCTCGGCCCGCCGGTGAACGACACGCTTTCAATCACGTCGGGATAGAGCGTGCCCTGTGCAAGGAAATCGGCGCCGCCGATCTTCTTCGCTTCCTCCTCGAACACATTGATGAATTCGCCGCCGATGAACTTGCGCTTCTTCTCGGGGTCGGTGACTCCCGCGAGGCCGCTCATGAAGCGCTCCTCGGCATCGACGACGACGAGCGGGATGTTGTAATGGTCGCGGAACAGGCGCTCGACCTGCTCACGCTCGTTCATGCGCAGCAGGCCGTGATCGACGAAGACGCAGGTGAGTTGCTCGCCGATCGCCTCGTGGATCAGCACCGCGGCGACCGCGCTGTCGACGCCGCCCGACAGGCCGCAGAGCACGCGCTGGTCGCCGACCTGGGCGCGGATCTCGGCGATTTTTGTCGCGCGGAATTCGGCCATCGTCCAGTCGCCCGAGCAGCCGCAGACATGGCGCACGAAATTGGCGATCAGCTTGCCGCCGTCGGGGGTGTGGACGACCTCGGGGTGGAACTGGGTGCCATAATAGCGGCGCTCGTCGTCGGCGATCAGCGCGAAGGGCGCGCCGTCGCTGATCGCGACGATGCGGAAGCCGGGGGCGAATTCGGTGACGCGGTCGCCGTGGCTCATCCACACCTGATGGCGTGACCCGACCTCCCACAGGCCGTCGAACAGCACGCAAGGTTCGGTGACGGTCAGGAAGGCGCGGCCGAATTCGCCGTCGCGCGTCCCGTCGGCGCCGCCGGGTTCGACCTGTCCGCCGAGTTGCTGGCTCATCACCTGCTGCCCGTAACAGATGCCGAGGATCGGCAGGCCGCTGTCGAAGATCGACTGTGGCGCGCGCGGGCTGCCCGTCGCGGGGACCGACGCCGGCGAGCCCGAAAGGATCACGCCCTTGGGCTGCATCCGTTCGAGCGCGGCTTCGGCGGCGTTGAACGGGACGATCTCGCTATAGACCCCCGCTTCGCGGACGCGGCGGGCGATGAGCTGGGTCACCTGACTGCCGAAATCGACGATCAGGATGGATTCGGCCAGAGCGGCTTGGGAGCGGGCGGCGGTGTCTGGAGTCGGCATGGCTGGCCGATAAAGTGGCGCGGTCCTGCTGTCCAGCGGTCGATATCCACCGTTGGTGGAACAGCGGTGATCCCGACACATTGTTGCGACAATTGCGACATAGATGAACCGCGAACAAAGAGCGGCGTCAGCGGGCGTTAAGCCCCGTCCTGCAAAGAAAAACGAAGATAAAAAGAAACAAGGTTCTCTCCTTATGAATAATGATCGCCTTCTCATTTCGACGCGCGCCGTCTTGCTGGCGGCGGGAGCGTCGCTGGCGCTGCCGGCGATGGCCGATATTCCGATCGGCCCCCCTGCTGTCGCGGCGGTGGCCGAACAGCCCGCTGATCCCGCCGTGGCGGCGTTCCAGGATAGTGAGGATGCCTACGACGATTATAGCGGGAACGAGATCATCGTCACCGCGCCGCGCCTCGCGGGGCAACTCGACACCGAGATCAAGGCCGAGGCCGAACTCGATGAGGCGGCGATCGCCAGCTATGGCGTGTCGAACGTCTCCGAACTGCTCGACGCGCTGGCGCCGCAGACGCGGTCGGGGCGCGGACGCGGCAGCGGCCGTCCGATCATTCTCGTCAACGGCCGACGCATCGGCGGCTTCGGCGAAGTCCGCAACCTGCCGCCCGAAGCGATTGCGAAGGTCGAGATATTCCCCGAAGAGGTCGCGCTCCAATATGGCTATGCCGCGACCGACCGCGTCGTGAACCTTGTCCTCAAGCCCAATTTTCGCCAGCTCTCGGTCGAGGCCGAGGGCGGCGTTCCGACGCAGGGCGGACGGTTCCAGAGCGAGATCGAGCCAAGCTTCGTCGCGATCGGCGAAAAAGGCCGGATCAACCTGAACGGTGGGTGGGCGCATAATAGCATGCTCCTCGAACGCGAACGGAACCTGGGCGATACCGGCCGCAGCCTGCTTCCCGCATCGGATGCCTATTCGATCGACGGGACGATCCAGCGCAGCCTGAACAAGGTCACCGACGCCTCGCTCAACCTGCGTCTCGACCAGACCGACAGCCTGTCGCTGCTTGGCCCCGGCGCGGGCGGAGTGACCGATCCGCTCGAACGCGACAGCCGCAGCCGCAATCTGACCTCGACCGCCAGCGTCAACGGCATGCTCGGCGATTGGCGCTGGTCGCTGTCGGGCAATTATGCCGATGCCGATCAGCGCACCTTCACCGACCGCATCGGCGGCGGACGCGACCGATTCGACAGCAGCCAGCAGACCTTCGGCGGCAGCGCCAACCTGTCGGGGAGCGTTATCGAGGGCTGGGCGGGGCCGATCCGTCTGTCGATGACCGGCAGCTATTCGGGAATCCGCTACGACAGCCAGTCCGACCGCTTCGGCATCGTGACGACGAGCGACCTTGCCCGCGATCTGCCGGGCGTGTTCGGTTCGCTGACCGTTCCGTTGCTCGATCCCGATTATAATGTCGGCAAGATCGGCCGGGTGTCGCTGACTCTGAGCGGAGAGGTCCAGAACCCGAGCGATTTTGCATCGCTGAAAAGCTGGGGTGCCAACCTCAATTGGGGAGTCACCAAAAATCTGTCGGTGATCGCGAGTTTCAACCGCGACGAAGCCGCGCCCGGCATCCAGCAACTCGGCGCGGCGCCTCTCGTGACCCCCGCGGTCACCTATTACGACTTTGCGACCGGGCAGACGGTACAGATCACGACGACCACCGGCGGCAATCCCTTCCTGCTCGCCGAACAGCATCGCGATTTCAAGCTAGGGCTCAACTGGTCGCCGCCGATGATCGACGGGCTCCGGCTCTCTATCAATTACAACAGCAACAAGAGCTATGACACCGCGAACGCCTTTCCGCTGCTGACGCCCGAGATCGAGGCGGCCTTTCCCGACCGCGTGACGCGCGACGCCAATGGCGTGCTGGTCGCGCTCGATCAGCGGCCGGTCAATTTCGATCGCGCCGAAAATTCGCAGATTCGCTGGGGCTTCAACTTCGGGAAGAGCTTTGCCCAGCCGAAGCAGGACGGGTCGCAGGGCGGTGAAGGCGGTCCCCAGCGCGACGGCGCGCGCGGGCCGCGCGGTCAGGGCGGCGCCGGCCGCAGTGGTGGCCGCGGTCGCGGCGGCCCCGGCGGCATGCTCGGCGGGCCGCAGGGCGGCCGCTGGCAAGTGTCGCTCTATCATACGATCAAACTGACCGACACGGTGTTCATCCGCCCAGGCGTACCCGAACTCGACCTGCTGAACGGATCGGCGACCGGCAATGGCGGTGGCAGCAATCGCAATCTCGTCGAACTCGACGGCGGCGTCTTCTACAAGGGGATGGGCGCGCGCGTCAGCGCCAAATATGACAGCGGCAGCACCGTTGTCGGCGGCAGCGCGGGCGACCTCAAATTCGGTGACCTGGCGACCTTCAACCTGCGTTTCTTCATGGATTTCAACCAACAGCCAAAGATGACCAAGTCGCTGCCGTTCCTGAAGAATTCGCGCCTGCGCCTGTCGGTCGATAATCTGTTCGATGCCCAGCGCAAGATCACCGACGCCAACGGCATCGTGCCGATCAACTATCAGCCCGGCTACACCGACCCGCTCGGCCGCTATATCGAACTGGAATGGCGCAAGTCCTTCTAGGCGGGATAGGGTGCGCCCGACGGAGTGATCGCCGCGGGCTCGGCCGACACGAAGGTCAGCGCGCTCAGAAATTGCGCGGTGCAGGCGGTCCAGTTGTAGCGCGCGCCGAGCGCGGCGGCGGCGGCGCGGTCGCAGGTCAGCGCGGCCGCGATCGCACCGTCCAGATTCTCGTCGAGCGCACCCGCGCCATCGCGCACGATGTCGCCCGGTCCGGGCACCGGATAGGCGGCGACCGGGGTGCCGCACGACAGGGCCTCGATGACGACGAGGCCAAAGGTGTCGGTGCGGCTGGGAAAGACGAAGACGTCCGCCCCCGCATA
This window contains:
- the polA gene encoding DNA polymerase I, encoding MSEKNHLYLVDGSSYIFRAYHRLPPLTNPNGVPVGAVYGYTTMLWKLAKDLHDADGPTHLAVILDHSSHSFRNDIYDQYKANRPEPPEDLRPQFPLIRDATRAFSLPCIEMEGFEADDLIASYAEAAVREGWDVTIVSSDKDLMQLIREPAGDAPQVDMLDTMKNVRMGLEAVNEKFGVTPDLVGDVLALMGDSVDNVPGVRGVGPKTATKLIQEYGNLTAALDGAETMKASKLRDNLIEHRAMAELSRVLVDLKRDIALPDALDTLKLGAIPPAPLKLFLDEHGFRSLSAKLDGGVTPGGPPTLPRPGAAPTAAPAAPSTPTLPAMPPIDRSLYETVTTIEALDRWIEAARTAHVVAVDTETASLDSVTGDLVGVSLSTGAGQACYIPLGHGGTDMFAEKPEQIPMRDALDRLAPLFSDDAVLKVGHNLKYDIGVLAQHGLTIAPYDDTLVMSFALDAGKHQHGLDELAKLHLDHVCLTFKEMCGTGKAQISFAEVQLDRATEYAAEDAEVAWRLWKLLKLRLPIEGGTRVYEMVDRPLAAVVERMERAGIMVNRDYLARLSGEFAGEMLRMEGEIHALAGQPFAIGSPKQLGEILFDKLGLKGGRKGKSGDWSTDQNELERLERDGVPIARKILEWRQLAKLKSTYTDALQQQINAKTGRVHTSYSLVGAQTGRLSSTDPNLQNIPIRTETGRQIRDAFIAAPGHVLIAADYSQIELRLAAHMADVPELKQAFAQGQDIHAATAIELFGEVNRDTRGKAKTVNFSILYGISRWGLAGRLEVTPDEAQALISRYFERFPGISDYITDTLETVRARGYTETLFGRKTWFPRIKAASQNERAGSERAAINAPIQGTSADLIKRAMARMPKALDDAGLGDVRMLLQVHDELVFEAPEDKAKAAGEVIRRVMAGAAEPALTLSVALEVEVGIGKSWGEAH
- a CDS encoding GFA family protein encodes the protein MSSTQNRIETQASGGCQCGAVRYRATAMLDTSHICHCRMCQKAAGSYFAALVGIPRDALTWTRGAPAVFKSSDPVERGFCSTCGTPLYYDYLESEHLSVTTGSLDDPARFPPKMQFGIEGRMPWFDTIVALPQDGTTEETMPGAAERIAASNHQHPDHDTADWPR
- a CDS encoding VOC family protein encodes the protein MSIAYITIGTNDMARSRRYYDAIMPHLGGRLEVEYGDQACCYVMRDERRIWIGKPQDGQPATAGNGIMPGFLCDSETAVDAAHAAALSHGGTDEGAPGPRPLYGPDFYGAYARDPEGNKRSFVRFGASQT
- the guaA gene encoding glutamine-hydrolyzing GMP synthase; translated protein: MPTPDTAARSQAALAESILIVDFGSQVTQLIARRVREAGVYSEIVPFNAAEAALERMQPKGVILSGSPASVPATGSPRAPQSIFDSGLPILGICYGQQVMSQQLGGQVEPGGADGTRDGEFGRAFLTVTEPCVLFDGLWEVGSRHQVWMSHGDRVTEFAPGFRIVAISDGAPFALIADDERRYYGTQFHPEVVHTPDGGKLIANFVRHVCGCSGDWTMAEFRATKIAEIRAQVGDQRVLCGLSGGVDSAVAAVLIHEAIGEQLTCVFVDHGLLRMNEREQVERLFRDHYNIPLVVVDAEERFMSGLAGVTDPEKKRKFIGGEFINVFEEEAKKIGGADFLAQGTLYPDVIESVSFTGGPSVTIKSHHNVGGLPERMNMELVEPLRELFKDEVRLLGKELGLPDIFVGRHPFPGPGLAIRIPGEVSKDRCDILRKADAVYLEEIRNAGLYDAIWQAFAVLLPVKTVGVMGDGRTYDHVCALRAVTSTDGMTADIYPFDASFLSRCATRIINEVEGINRVVYDYTSKPPGTIEWE